GTGTGATGTGAAGCAGGCTGTCAAACTGCCTGACTTGATTTCCTACTGTCTTGGTGTGTCAGGTCGGCAGTCAGAGGAACTAGAGCGCAGTGACCTCTATGTTTTTCAGGAATTTGGCTTGATTTGGGTGGTGACAGACTATGAACTGACCATTCAAGGCCTACCTAAATACAATGAAACCATTATCATTAAAACAGAAGCGGTTGCCTACAATAAGTTTTTCTGTCATCGGATGTTCTATATCTACGATGCAGCAGGCAAGCTTTTGTTGGACATTCTCTGCTATTTTGTCCTGATTGATTTTAAAACTCGCAAGCTGGCGCCTGTGCCAGCAGCCTTGATTGCTCCTTATCAGTCTGAGCAGGTCAAGAAATTGCCTCGGGCACCTAAGTATCAGCTCTTGGAAAATCCGTCTGTACAAGAATTTCCTGTTCGCTATTTTGATTTGGATATGAATGGGCATGTCAATAATGGCAAGTACCTGGAATGGATGTATGAAGCACTGGGCTATGATTTTCTGCTCTGCCATGTCCCTAAAAAAATCCAACTCAAGTATCTCAAGGAGGTAGAGGCAACTAGCTTGGTGAGTTCACGCATGGTGGAAAAAGCTAGTGTCAGCCAGCATGAGATTGTGGTAGATGGGCATATACATGCGCAAGCTGTCATAGAGTGGAGGGAACGTCATGTCGCAGGATAAGTGGTTGGAATGGGCCGTACGTTTACAAGCCTTGGCTCAGACAGGCTTGGCCTATGGAAAAGATGTTTATGACATGGAACGATTTGAGGAAATCAGACAGATTGCGGCGGAGATGTTAGTAGAACCGTCTGGGCAGCCCTTGGAAGTAGTGAAAGACTTATTTTGCAATGAAACAGGCTATCAGACACCCAAGCTGGATACCCGCGCAGCTATTTTCC
The sequence above is a segment of the Streptococcus suis genome. Coding sequences within it:
- a CDS encoding thioesterase; its protein translation is MGLTYQENFTIPFDMCDVKQAVKLPDLISYCLGVSGRQSEELERSDLYVFQEFGLIWVVTDYELTIQGLPKYNETIIIKTEAVAYNKFFCHRMFYIYDAAGKLLLDILCYFVLIDFKTRKLAPVPAALIAPYQSEQVKKLPRAPKYQLLENPSVQEFPVRYFDLDMNGHVNNGKYLEWMYEALGYDFLLCHVPKKIQLKYLKEVEATSLVSSRMVEKASVSQHEIVVDGHIHAQAVIEWRERHVAG